One genomic window of Azospirillum sp. TSH58 includes the following:
- the fabD gene encoding ACP S-malonyltransferase, translating into MTRAFVFPGQGSQAVGMGRELAEAFEVARLTFEEVDDALNQRLSRLMFEGPEADLTLTENAQPALMAVSVAVMRVLKDQGGLDLGKHATFVAGHSLGEYSALCAAGAFTLADTARLLKLRGQAMQKAVPVGQGAMAALLGAELEQAQAIAADAAKTPAGQTEVCTVANDNSSGQVVISGHAEAIERAIVIAAERGLKRTVRLPVSAPFHCPLMQPAADAMAEALANVTINAPAVPVVANVTAAAVSDPNEIRRLLVEQVTGMVRWRECVLYMKEQGVDTLVELGSGKVLSGLAKRIDKELAGTSVQGPADVESFLKTL; encoded by the coding sequence ATGACCAGGGCGTTCGTCTTTCCGGGCCAGGGCAGCCAAGCCGTCGGCATGGGCCGCGAGCTGGCCGAGGCGTTCGAGGTCGCGCGGCTCACCTTTGAAGAGGTGGACGACGCGCTGAACCAGCGCCTGTCCCGCCTGATGTTCGAAGGCCCCGAGGCCGACCTGACGCTGACCGAGAACGCCCAGCCGGCCCTGATGGCCGTCAGCGTCGCGGTCATGCGGGTGCTGAAGGACCAGGGCGGGCTCGACCTGGGCAAGCACGCGACCTTCGTCGCCGGCCATTCGCTCGGCGAGTACTCGGCCCTGTGCGCCGCCGGCGCCTTCACGCTGGCCGACACCGCGCGCCTGCTGAAGCTGCGCGGCCAGGCCATGCAGAAGGCCGTGCCGGTCGGGCAGGGCGCCATGGCCGCGCTGCTGGGCGCCGAGCTGGAGCAGGCCCAGGCCATCGCCGCCGACGCCGCCAAGACCCCGGCGGGCCAGACCGAGGTCTGCACCGTCGCCAACGACAACTCGTCGGGGCAGGTGGTGATCTCCGGCCACGCCGAGGCCATCGAGCGCGCCATCGTGATCGCGGCGGAGCGCGGGCTGAAGCGCACCGTGCGCCTGCCGGTCAGCGCGCCCTTCCACTGCCCGCTGATGCAGCCCGCCGCCGACGCCATGGCCGAGGCCCTGGCCAACGTGACGATCAACGCGCCGGCGGTTCCGGTGGTCGCCAACGTGACCGCCGCCGCCGTGTCGGACCCCAACGAGATCCGCCGCCTTCTGGTGGAGCAGGTGACCGGCATGGTTCGCTGGCGCGAGTGCGTGCTCTATATGAAGGAGCAGGGCGTCGACACGCTGGTCGAACTCGGCTCCGGCAAGGTGCTGTCGGGTCTCGCCAAGCGCATCGACAAGGAGTTGGCCGGAACCTCCGTCCAGGGCCCGGCCGACGTCGAATCGTTCCTGAAGACCCTGTGA
- the fabG gene encoding 3-oxoacyl-[acyl-carrier-protein] reductase: MFDLTGKKALVTGASGGIGAQIARALHAQGATVALSGTRVAPLEALAAELGERALVVPGNLADAAGTEQLAKDAEAALGQIDILVNNAGLTRDQLAMRMKDDDWQSVLDVNLTAAFRLSRAVLRGMMKRRWGRIIGITSIVGVTGNPGQANYAASKAGMIGMSKSLAAEVASRGITVNCVAPGFITTAMTDALSSEQKDKLLTAIPSGRMGEPGEIAAGVVYLASDEAAYVTGQTLHINGGMAMI; encoded by the coding sequence ATGTTCGACCTGACCGGAAAGAAGGCGCTGGTCACCGGCGCCTCGGGTGGCATCGGGGCGCAGATCGCCCGCGCGCTGCACGCGCAGGGCGCCACCGTCGCCCTGTCCGGCACCCGCGTCGCCCCGCTGGAGGCGCTCGCCGCCGAACTGGGCGAGCGCGCCCTGGTGGTGCCCGGCAATCTCGCCGACGCCGCCGGGACCGAACAGCTCGCCAAGGACGCGGAGGCCGCCCTCGGCCAGATCGACATACTGGTGAACAACGCCGGCCTGACCCGCGACCAGCTGGCCATGCGCATGAAGGACGACGACTGGCAGTCGGTGCTGGACGTCAACCTGACCGCCGCCTTCCGCCTGTCGCGCGCCGTGCTGCGCGGCATGATGAAGCGCCGCTGGGGCCGCATCATCGGCATCACCTCGATCGTCGGCGTCACCGGCAACCCCGGCCAGGCCAACTACGCCGCCTCCAAGGCCGGCATGATCGGCATGTCGAAGTCGTTGGCCGCGGAGGTCGCGTCGCGCGGCATCACCGTGAACTGCGTCGCGCCGGGTTTCATCACCACGGCGATGACCGACGCCCTGAGTTCCGAGCAGAAGGACAAGCTGCTCACCGCCATTCCTTCCGGCCGCATGGGCGAGCCGGGGGAAATCGCCGCCGGAGTCGTGTACCTGGCGAGCGATGAGGCCGCCTATGTCACCGGCCAGACGCTGCACATCAACGGCGGCATGGCCATGATCTGA
- a CDS encoding acyl carrier protein: MSDVAERVKKIVVDHLGVEESKVTENASFIDDLGADSLDTVELVMAFEEEFGCEIPDDAAEKILTVKDAIDFIKANAAA, encoded by the coding sequence ATGAGCGATGTCGCCGAGCGCGTTAAGAAGATCGTTGTGGACCACCTCGGGGTCGAGGAGTCGAAGGTGACGGAGAACGCCTCCTTCATCGACGATCTCGGCGCCGACAGCCTCGACACGGTCGAGCTGGTTATGGCTTTCGAGGAAGAGTTCGGCTGCGAGATTCCGGACGACGCCGCCGAGAAGATTCTGACGGTGAAGGACGCCATCGACTTCATCAAGGCGAACGCCGCCGCCTGA
- the fabF gene encoding beta-ketoacyl-ACP synthase II, producing MRRVVVTGLGLVTPLGVGHKLNWERLTASQSGIRAITGFDASDLASKVAGQVPRGDGDGLFNPDAFVPPKDQRKMDDFIIFAIAAAHEAIKDSGWVPQTEEERELTGVMVGSGIGGLPGIADGAVTLAEKGPRRISPFFIPACLINLASGHISIQHGFKGPNHAVVTACSTGAHAIGDASRLIMLGDADVMVAGGTEAAVSRLGVGGFAAMRALSTNFNDTPEKASRPYDKDRDGFVIGEGAGVVVLEELEHAKKRGAHIYAEVVGYGMSGDAYHISAPAEDGNGGFRAMRNALKRAGLEPSDIDYVNAHGTSTPLGDEIELGAVKRLFGAAMDNVAMSSTKSAIGHLLGAAGAVEAIYSIKAINHSLVPPTLNLENPSESCLGVNLVPKVAQERRVRAALSNSFGFGGTNASLVFKEFA from the coding sequence ATGAGACGTGTCGTCGTTACCGGCCTTGGTCTGGTCACGCCGCTCGGTGTCGGCCACAAGCTCAACTGGGAGCGTCTGACCGCCAGCCAATCGGGCATCCGCGCCATCACGGGTTTTGACGCCTCCGATCTGGCCTCGAAAGTTGCCGGGCAGGTTCCGCGCGGGGATGGTGACGGGTTGTTCAACCCCGATGCCTTCGTGCCGCCGAAGGACCAGCGGAAGATGGATGATTTCATCATCTTCGCCATCGCCGCCGCCCACGAAGCGATCAAGGATTCCGGCTGGGTTCCCCAGACCGAGGAAGAGCGCGAACTCACCGGCGTCATGGTGGGCTCGGGCATCGGCGGCCTGCCGGGCATCGCCGACGGTGCGGTCACCCTGGCCGAAAAAGGCCCGCGCCGCATCTCCCCCTTCTTCATTCCGGCCTGCCTCATCAATCTGGCGTCCGGCCACATCTCCATCCAGCACGGCTTCAAGGGCCCGAACCACGCGGTGGTCACGGCCTGCTCGACCGGCGCGCACGCCATCGGCGACGCCTCGCGCCTGATCATGCTGGGTGACGCGGACGTGATGGTCGCCGGCGGCACGGAAGCGGCGGTCAGCCGCCTGGGCGTCGGCGGTTTCGCCGCCATGCGCGCCCTGTCCACGAATTTCAACGACACGCCGGAGAAGGCGTCGCGTCCCTACGACAAGGACCGTGACGGCTTCGTGATCGGCGAGGGCGCCGGTGTCGTCGTCCTCGAGGAGCTGGAGCACGCCAAGAAGCGCGGCGCCCACATCTACGCCGAAGTGGTCGGCTACGGCATGTCCGGCGACGCCTACCACATCTCCGCCCCGGCGGAGGACGGCAACGGTGGTTTCCGCGCCATGCGCAACGCGCTGAAGCGGGCCGGGCTGGAGCCGTCGGACATCGACTACGTCAACGCGCACGGCACCTCGACGCCGCTGGGCGACGAGATCGAGCTGGGCGCGGTGAAGCGTCTGTTCGGCGCGGCGATGGACAACGTCGCCATGTCCTCCACCAAGTCGGCCATCGGCCACCTGTTGGGGGCCGCCGGCGCGGTCGAGGCCATCTACTCGATCAAGGCGATCAACCACAGCCTGGTTCCGCCGACGCTGAACCTTGAGAACCCCTCGGAGAGCTGCCTCGGCGTCAACCTCGTTCCGAAGGTTGCGCAGGAGCGCCGCGTGCGGGCCGCGCTGTCGAACTCCTTCGGCTTCGGCGGCACCAACGCCTCCCTGGTCTTCAAGGAATTCGCCTGA
- the mltG gene encoding endolytic transglycosylase MltG, with amino-acid sequence MGWGLRIAAGALTVLTAGSGLVFWGALRVMAPGPLEHAETVVIPRGSGLEAIALTLEDAGVVESPILFLFAAKLQGPLKAGEYAFPAGISVDGVLEMLRQGKTVVRRFTVPEGLTSAQVVALLDAEPALTGEVKAVPKNGTVLPETYHYSYGDSRSALVERMQHAMTQALNEAWKNRGPDLPYETPQQALTMASIVEKETGVAAERAKVAGVFVNRLETGMKLQSDPTVIYALTDGSGELGRALTRNDWKFESPYNTYVAAGLPPGPIANPGRASIQAALHPEKHDFLYFVADGSGGHVFAKTLPDHNRNVAKWREVQRRQSGGAGNGDSPQD; translated from the coding sequence ATGGGTTGGGGCCTCCGAATCGCGGCGGGGGCGTTGACCGTCCTCACCGCGGGCAGCGGCTTGGTGTTCTGGGGTGCCCTCCGCGTGATGGCCCCCGGACCGCTCGAACATGCCGAGACGGTCGTCATTCCGCGCGGCAGCGGTCTGGAAGCGATCGCGCTGACCCTGGAGGATGCGGGGGTCGTCGAGTCCCCGATCCTCTTCCTGTTCGCCGCGAAGCTCCAGGGACCGCTGAAGGCGGGCGAGTACGCCTTCCCGGCCGGGATCAGCGTCGACGGCGTGCTGGAGATGCTGCGCCAGGGCAAGACCGTGGTCCGCCGCTTCACGGTGCCGGAGGGGCTGACCTCCGCCCAGGTGGTGGCGCTGCTCGACGCCGAGCCGGCGCTGACCGGCGAGGTGAAGGCGGTCCCGAAGAACGGAACCGTACTGCCTGAGACCTATCACTATTCCTACGGCGATTCGCGCTCGGCCCTGGTCGAGCGGATGCAGCACGCCATGACCCAGGCTTTGAACGAGGCCTGGAAGAACCGCGGTCCGGATCTGCCTTACGAGACTCCCCAGCAGGCGCTGACCATGGCGTCCATCGTGGAGAAGGAAACCGGCGTTGCGGCGGAGCGGGCCAAGGTGGCGGGCGTCTTCGTCAACCGCCTGGAGACCGGCATGAAGCTCCAGTCGGACCCGACGGTGATCTACGCGCTGACCGATGGCAGCGGGGAGTTGGGGCGGGCCTTGACCCGGAATGACTGGAAGTTCGAGTCGCCCTACAACACCTACGTCGCGGCTGGGCTTCCGCCGGGGCCGATCGCCAATCCGGGGCGGGCGTCCATCCAGGCGGCGCTGCACCCGGAGAAGCACGACTTCCTGTATTTTGTCGCCGACGGCAGTGGTGGGCACGTCTTCGCCAAGACCTTGCCGGATCACAACCGGAACGTCGCCAAATGGCGCGAGGTGCAGCGTCGGCAGTCCGGCGGCGCGGGCAACGGGGACTCGCCGCAGGATTAG
- a CDS encoding lytic transglycosylase domain-containing protein, giving the protein MIIRHATRSATRSAIAAALLGLIVLAQPAGAASLTAQDLAVYRQAFKAADNDRHDEALRIAAQASNKLPAKVIRWMALATPGGGSFDEIAAFIRENGDWPNQAQLRRQAEKAMPIDLDEDRVLAWFKQYPPLSNEGFMRYADTLLATGNAERAVRMVRDRWVEANFTAADEEQFLARYRSHLRPPEHKARIDRLLWERQEAAVRRMLPFFDEAYDLLIEARIALDSDAKNADAALARVPASLRNDPGLLFDRARYRRRKGDDAGALEIIAQAPKDMGRPQAWWTERHILARRAMVNGDHNLAYRLVTAHGQTEGSGAAEAEFLAGFLALRFLDDPSSAFNHFHKLYRSVGAPISKARGAYWCGRAAEALGQTAQAKDWYAKAAQYGTTFYGQLAARHAGNGRIALPAEPRVSNADATAFERREVVRVTKLLAEIGGNTDERVTAFLRRISLDAKEPADYVLAAKLAREVGRRDLAVAAAKDAAQNDVFLVEAGYPMIESRPSAPEIALVHAIIRQESTFNTRVVSSAGARGLMQLMPGTAQLVAGKLGVKHDTAKLITDPDYNVRLGSTYLADMIDRFNGSYIMAIAAYNAGPTRVRQWIDTYGDPRGEAIDAVDWLELIPIYETRNYVQRVMEAMLVYRARIQGAKAELNLDKEIRR; this is encoded by the coding sequence ATGATCATCCGACATGCCACCCGTTCCGCCACCCGTTCCGCCATTGCCGCCGCCCTGCTGGGGCTGATCGTGCTGGCCCAGCCCGCCGGGGCGGCCAGCCTGACGGCGCAGGACCTCGCCGTCTACCGGCAGGCCTTCAAGGCCGCCGACAACGACCGCCATGACGAGGCGCTGCGCATCGCCGCCCAGGCGTCCAACAAGCTGCCGGCCAAGGTGATCCGCTGGATGGCCCTGGCGACTCCCGGCGGCGGCAGCTTCGACGAGATCGCCGCCTTCATCCGCGAGAACGGCGACTGGCCCAACCAGGCGCAGCTCCGCCGTCAGGCGGAAAAGGCGATGCCCATCGACCTGGACGAGGACCGGGTGCTGGCCTGGTTCAAGCAGTATCCGCCGCTGTCCAACGAAGGCTTCATGCGCTACGCCGACACGCTCCTGGCGACCGGCAACGCCGAGCGGGCGGTGCGGATGGTGCGCGACCGCTGGGTGGAGGCGAACTTCACCGCCGCGGACGAGGAGCAGTTCCTGGCCCGCTACCGCTCCCACCTGCGCCCGCCGGAGCACAAGGCGCGCATCGACCGGCTGCTGTGGGAGCGTCAGGAAGCCGCCGTGCGCCGCATGCTGCCCTTCTTCGACGAAGCCTACGACCTGCTGATCGAGGCGCGGATCGCGCTGGACAGCGACGCCAAGAACGCCGACGCGGCGCTGGCCCGTGTCCCCGCCTCCCTGCGCAACGATCCCGGCCTGCTGTTCGACCGCGCCCGCTACCGCCGCCGCAAGGGCGACGACGCGGGGGCGCTGGAGATCATCGCGCAGGCGCCCAAGGACATGGGCCGGCCGCAGGCCTGGTGGACGGAGCGTCACATCCTGGCCCGCCGCGCCATGGTGAACGGCGACCACAACCTCGCCTACCGCCTTGTGACGGCGCATGGCCAGACCGAGGGCAGCGGCGCCGCGGAGGCGGAGTTCCTCGCCGGCTTCCTGGCGCTGCGCTTCCTCGACGATCCGTCGAGCGCCTTCAACCACTTCCACAAGCTCTACCGCTCGGTCGGCGCGCCGATCAGCAAGGCGCGCGGCGCCTATTGGTGCGGGCGCGCGGCGGAGGCGCTGGGCCAGACGGCACAGGCCAAGGACTGGTACGCCAAGGCCGCCCAGTATGGGACGACCTTCTACGGCCAGCTCGCCGCCCGCCACGCCGGGAACGGGCGCATCGCCCTGCCCGCCGAACCGCGCGTGTCCAACGCCGACGCCACCGCCTTCGAGCGGCGGGAGGTGGTGCGCGTGACCAAGCTGCTGGCGGAGATCGGCGGCAACACCGACGAGCGGGTGACCGCCTTCCTGCGCCGCATCAGCCTCGACGCCAAGGAGCCGGCGGATTACGTGCTGGCCGCCAAGCTGGCCCGCGAGGTCGGACGCCGCGACCTCGCCGTCGCCGCCGCGAAGGACGCCGCGCAGAACGACGTGTTCCTGGTGGAGGCCGGCTATCCGATGATCGAAAGCCGCCCGTCCGCTCCGGAAATCGCCCTGGTGCACGCCATCATCCGGCAGGAGAGCACCTTCAACACCCGCGTGGTGTCGTCGGCCGGGGCGCGCGGCCTGATGCAGCTCATGCCCGGAACGGCGCAGCTGGTCGCCGGCAAGCTGGGCGTCAAGCACGATACCGCCAAGCTGATCACCGACCCGGACTACAACGTGCGGCTCGGCTCGACCTATCTGGCGGACATGATCGACCGCTTCAACGGCTCCTACATCATGGCCATCGCCGCCTACAACGCCGGCCCGACCCGCGTGCGCCAATGGATCGACACCTACGGCGACCCGCGCGGCGAAGCCATCGACGCCGTGGACTGGCTGGAGCTGATCCCGATCTACGAGACCCGCAACTACGTGCAGCGGGTCATGGAGGCCATGCTGGTCTACCGGGCGCGCATCCAGGGCGCCAAGGCGGAGCTGAACCTCGACAAGGAAATTCGCCGGTGA
- the dapA gene encoding 4-hydroxy-tetrahydrodipicolinate synthase: protein MLYGSIVALLTPFKNGKVDEAAFQSFVEWQVAQGTHGLVPCGTTGESPTLSHEEHNRVVELCIEAAGGKVPVIAGTGSNSTEEAISLTQHAKKAGATAALVVTPYYNKPTQEGLYQHFKAIHDAADLPIVIYNIPGRSVVDMSVATMARLARLPNIIGVKDATADLARPVRLLQEVGPDFIQLSGEDATALAFNAQGGVGCISVTANIAPAQCAAMQDAWRKGDLATAYKYRDLLTPLHDSMFVETSPAPVKYAASLLGKSSDEVRLPLVAASESTRTTVRDAMKKAGLLS, encoded by the coding sequence ATGTTGTACGGTTCCATCGTCGCTCTTTTGACCCCGTTTAAAAACGGGAAAGTGGACGAGGCCGCCTTCCAGTCCTTCGTCGAGTGGCAGGTTGCGCAGGGCACCCACGGTCTCGTGCCGTGCGGCACCACGGGTGAGTCGCCGACCCTCTCCCACGAGGAGCACAACCGGGTCGTCGAGCTGTGCATCGAGGCCGCGGGCGGGAAGGTTCCGGTCATCGCCGGCACCGGGTCGAACTCCACCGAGGAGGCGATCTCGCTGACCCAGCACGCCAAGAAGGCCGGCGCCACCGCGGCGCTGGTGGTCACGCCCTATTACAACAAGCCGACGCAAGAAGGTCTGTACCAGCATTTCAAAGCGATCCATGACGCAGCGGATTTGCCGATCGTTATCTACAACATTCCCGGCCGCAGTGTCGTGGATATGTCGGTGGCAACGATGGCCCGCCTCGCCAGGCTGCCGAACATCATCGGCGTGAAGGACGCCACGGCCGATCTGGCCCGCCCGGTCCGCCTGCTGCAGGAGGTCGGTCCCGACTTCATCCAGCTCTCGGGCGAGGACGCGACGGCGCTCGCCTTCAACGCGCAGGGCGGCGTCGGCTGCATCTCGGTGACGGCGAACATCGCGCCGGCCCAGTGCGCCGCCATGCAGGACGCCTGGCGGAAGGGCGATCTCGCCACCGCCTACAAGTACCGCGACCTGCTGACCCCGCTGCACGATTCCATGTTCGTGGAGACGAGCCCGGCGCCGGTGAAATACGCCGCCAGCCTGCTCGGCAAGTCCTCGGACGAGGTTCGCCTGCCGCTGGTCGCCGCGTCGGAAAGCACGCGGACCACCGTCCGCGACGCGATGAAGAAGGCCGGGCTGCTGTCCTAA
- the smpB gene encoding SsrA-binding protein SmpB yields MAAQNRRARFDYFIEDTLEAGLILTGTEVKSLRGGRASINEAYAGLKNGELYLFNAYIPEYGQAGRWLQHETKRPRKMLVHRRELSKLMGAIKQKGITLIPMTVYFNDRGIAKVEVGLATGKKKHDKRESEKERSWQRDKARLMRDKG; encoded by the coding sequence ATGGCGGCACAGAACCGCCGCGCACGCTTCGACTATTTCATCGAAGACACCCTGGAGGCCGGTCTGATCCTGACCGGCACCGAGGTGAAGTCGTTGCGCGGCGGCCGTGCCAGCATCAACGAGGCGTACGCCGGCCTCAAGAACGGGGAACTGTACCTGTTCAACGCCTACATCCCGGAATACGGGCAGGCGGGCCGCTGGCTTCAGCACGAGACCAAGCGCCCGCGCAAGATGCTGGTGCACCGCCGCGAGCTGAGCAAGCTCATGGGCGCCATCAAGCAGAAGGGGATCACGCTGATCCCGATGACCGTCTATTTCAACGACCGCGGCATCGCCAAGGTCGAGGTCGGCCTCGCCACAGGCAAGAAGAAGCACGACAAGCGCGAATCCGAGAAGGAACGGTCGTGGCAGCGCGACAAGGCGCGCCTGATGCGCGACAAGGGTTGA
- a CDS encoding methyltransferase has product MSRLSNRATDRDSTVAGVAAEALAERRPQGRILVAGDTDGAMEEALAEGGAEVVSWHRLGLDGKAATPWPADGAFDGAVLRLPRGWAAFEMALHALAARLPAGAPLWIAGSNDEGITSAPKRFDGLAEGVETLTIKRRARLLETRRTNDSARGNLEDWRETVALPLPGRDGALDLVSYPGLFAHGRLDTGTECLLQVLPEIAAGTAVLDFGCGAGVIARAVRERTPDARLTLLDIDAVALHAARQNVPDAECVLSDGLAGLGARERFGLIVSNPPLHRGKDEDFGMLEALVAGTKQYLKLRGSLVAVTQRTAGVGKLFKTAFGHADLLLETPQFQVWKGTPK; this is encoded by the coding sequence GTGAGCCGACTGTCCAACCGCGCGACCGACCGCGATTCCACCGTGGCCGGCGTCGCCGCGGAGGCCCTGGCCGAGCGCCGCCCGCAGGGCCGCATCCTGGTGGCCGGCGACACCGACGGCGCCATGGAAGAGGCCCTGGCGGAGGGCGGGGCGGAGGTCGTCTCCTGGCACCGTCTGGGGCTGGACGGCAAGGCCGCCACGCCCTGGCCGGCCGACGGCGCCTTCGACGGCGCGGTGCTGCGCCTGCCGCGCGGCTGGGCCGCCTTCGAAATGGCGCTGCACGCCCTGGCCGCCCGCCTGCCGGCGGGGGCGCCGCTGTGGATCGCCGGCAGCAACGACGAGGGCATCACCTCCGCGCCGAAGCGCTTCGACGGGCTGGCGGAGGGCGTGGAGACGCTGACCATCAAGCGCCGCGCCCGCCTGCTGGAAACCCGCCGGACCAACGATTCGGCCAGGGGCAATCTGGAGGATTGGCGGGAGACCGTCGCCCTGCCGCTGCCGGGGCGCGACGGCGCGCTCGATCTGGTGTCCTACCCCGGCCTGTTCGCCCACGGACGGCTCGACACCGGCACGGAATGCCTGCTCCAGGTCCTGCCGGAGATCGCGGCGGGCACCGCCGTCCTGGATTTCGGCTGCGGCGCCGGGGTGATCGCCCGGGCGGTGCGGGAGCGCACGCCGGACGCCCGGCTGACCCTGCTCGACATCGACGCGGTGGCGCTGCACGCCGCCCGCCAGAACGTGCCGGACGCGGAATGCGTGCTGAGCGACGGGCTGGCCGGGCTCGGCGCGCGGGAGCGCTTCGGGCTGATCGTCTCGAATCCGCCGCTCCACCGCGGCAAGGACGAGGATTTCGGGATGCTGGAGGCGCTGGTCGCCGGCACCAAGCAGTATCTGAAGCTGCGCGGGTCGCTGGTCGCGGTGACCCAGCGGACGGCGGGGGTGGGCAAGCTGTTCAAGACGGCCTTCGGCCACGCCGACCTGCTGCTGGAAACGCCGCAGTTCCAGGTGTGGAAGGGCACGCCGAAGTAA